From Plectropomus leopardus isolate mb chromosome 17, YSFRI_Pleo_2.0, whole genome shotgun sequence, a single genomic window includes:
- the LOC121957027 gene encoding fas-binding factor 1-like isoform X3 has product MATKLKGKSSKSLFGDDDLLDSLFDDEKFPVKGKGTRSGPLNRSSATDNIFSMLAEEVKRDGGESEDSDVSAADPNDILKNMKDMDDMDADLFASKKKPSSAPAQTKPFSNGGPKKDSSTFESKIKPEGADEPTTGGRKPNSAPPSTAHNYKKLIFSDPDDLLADLDDLLPDETKPEPKSSRQPAKPEKSAPSPSASPILKTETSKKRRDLTFDDDDKDDLMDALGFDSDKNTSKKKDSLLWSNKERSGTPQRPLTAVDGILESLTSSRLLERPPTGEKKDQPQSQEKQQKEKTSAVKESLFEDDLTFGSYQPTLGSTSEGRMSRRQSVRFSTEDVSPSTPEKRTKPATPSLRHRNSADWLGLKTNDDLTFLEGDTKENKTSSETPKAPGSPSLERRPSLTGSNATSAAKIAADNPAPTDKITKQTKPEVSKSQKREEEEDDWLAGALSRKKTLSVPKSDSKTSKQEDSLGLGEEVDVESILSKQVTSQAPRGREESLPSVKETSSTFLGQPSPAAHSTPVRETRTKQDTIPTSPSTPPQSPSFIREHTPTTQPQLPSTLTSSSATAPRAKLDLGQTLHSSPPSDFPPQVTGPLSASAASVSLTQPQPQSPPHHLSSNKGSGVPIGPGQASTETMQQLSSLNPISAILPGSVWPAPQQNISTAVQQQVTLSGDSLQQLLLQQQMMQSQLLGLGGVVDTGVLQRLKDKEQPPDYQVLQARIIQLEGQVKTLQLERDQSQMLLECVQQRHKQDMELMENTHKTRVKLLEESAAQRETQARQECEDLMERLAAVTRSAEQERSELQAQYQRKLAQAQQDRDREVERLRELQRKSILEMKKDHEDHIERLKKLKEEEIYAVTSATSQTRSLKVVIEQMEQFSSRLGDLSSRVESTHEHTAHGLEEGARHRDEQLRRMQDRLTQQQKAMAEERAYLKEIISRMDTQLNEQQRQLEKERWKMTAEQAKAESTQRSLEGERNAFSMQISMEREELERAKSALLEEQKSVMQHCAEERRKLAAEWAHFHAMEKQRHERAEREVSSLLEKREGSIISLAQEQADLKLHTAELKQKEMAVAQERETLDRLREDVDREKERISSTAVRLKTRAQEVEAFSKLAAEKYEEGERALQEAKRVEAEHEARLRNIHAQTERLRQQEQRILQERMRLNHLQEDTERLRPVAPISSLPKTIPPILPDAGSVLPNPELTSTLNVTPTTFSANSQSMALQASLALWRYTAEKDREYLEEQQTFLENLKKKSYRSTFNTD; this is encoded by the exons ATG gCTACAAAGCTGAAAGGCAAATCGTCCAAAA GTTTATTTGGAGATGACGATTTACTTGACAGCTTATTTGATGATGAAA AATTCCCAGTAAAGGGGAAAGGAACTCGCAGTGGACCCTTGAATCG ctCATCTGCCACTGATAACATCTTCAGTATGCTAGCGGAGGAAGTAAAGAGGGATGGCGGGGAATCTGAG GACTCCGATGTCTCAGCTGCAGATCCCAACGACATACTGAAGAACATGAAG GACATGGACGATATGGATGCTGACCTTTTTGCATCAAAGAAAAAGCCGAGTTCAGCTCCCGCGCAAACAAAGCCGTTCAGTAACGGAGGGCCAAAGAAAGACTCTTCCACgtttgaaagtaaaataaaaccagaGGGAGCAG ATGAACCCACCACAGGAGGGAGGAAGCCAAACTCTGCACCTCCGTCTACAGCTCATAACTACAAGAAGTTAATTTTTTCTG ATCCAGATGACCTCCTTGCTGATTTAGATGACCTGCTTCCAGATGAAACCAAGCCCGAACCGAAATCTAGCAGACAGCCGGCCAAACCTGAAAAATCTGCACCATCTCCCTCAGCATCTCCTATCCTAAAGACTGAAACAT CAAAAAAACGAAGGGATCTCACATTTGATGACGATGATAAGGATGACCTAATGGATGCCCTCGGATTTGACAGCgataaaaacacttcaaagaaaaaagacagtttgCTTTGGTCCAACAAGGAAAG GAGTGGGACCCCTCAGAGACCTCTTACGGCAGTTGATGGGATTCTGGAGAGCTTGACTTCATCTCGTCTCCTGGAGCGACCTCCTACGGGCGAAAAGAAAGACCAGCCTCAGTctcaagaaaagcagcaaaaagagAAGACCTCTGCTGTGAAAG aATCACTTTTTGAAGATGACCTCACATTTGGCTCCTACCAGCCCACATTGGGATCCACATCTGAAGGACGCATGTCCCGCAGACAGTCTGTCAG ATTTTCTACAGAGGATGTCAGTCCCTCTACCCcagaaaagagaacaaaacctGCCACCCCCTCCTTACGACACCGCAACTCAGCTGACTGGCTCGGCCTCAAGACCAATGACGACCTCACCTTTCTAGAGGGTGATACCAAAGAAAACAAGACTTCATCGGAGACTCCAAAGGCTCCTGGATCTCCTTCATTAGAGAGAAGACCCTCTCTGACGGGTAGCAATGCCACGTCTGCTGCGAAAATAGCAGCAGATAACCCAGCCCCGACTGATAAAATcaccaaacaaaccaaaccagagGTCTCTAAAAgccagaagagagaagaggaggaggacgactGGTTAGCAGGAGCACTGAGCAGGAAGAAGACTCTGTCAGTGCCAAAGTCTGATTCAAAAACATCCAAGCAGGAAGACTCTCTGGGCCTAGGAGAAGAAGTGGATGTGGAGTCAATATTAAG TAAACAAGTCACTTCACAAGCTCCCAGGGGCAGAGAGGAGTCTCTTCCATCTGTCAAGGAAACCAG CAGCACTTTTCTTGGACAGCCCAGCCCTGCTGCTCACTCCACTCCTGTCAGAGAGACAAGAACCAAGCAAG ATACCATTCCTACTTCCCCCTCAACTCCACCACAGTCCCCTTCTTTCATTAGAGAGCACACACCCACCACTCAACCGCAGCTCCCCTCAACCCTAACATCCTCCTCAGCAACCGCTCCGCGTGCTAAATTAGACCTCGGACAAACTCTGCATTCGTCTCCTCCTTCAGATTTCCCTCCTCAAGTTACTGGTCCTTTGTCGGCCTCTGCTGCTAGTGTTAGCCTCACCCAACCCCAGCCTCAGTCCCCACCCCACCACCTATCATCCAACAAGGGATCCGGGGTGCCGATTGGACCCGGTCAAGCTTCGACTGAAACCATGCAACAGCTTTCGTCTCTCAACCCCATCTCTGCTATACTGCCTGGCTCAGTGTGGC ctgctcCACAGCAAAACATATCAACTGCTGTCCAACAACAG gtGACACTGTCAGGAGacagtctgcagcagctgcttctacAACAGCAG ATGATGCAGTCTCAGCTGCTGGGTCTCGGGGGTGTTGTGGACACAGGCGTCCTGCAGAGACTCAAAGACAAAGAGCAGCCACCTGATTATCAAGTGTTACAGGCTCGGATCATCCAGCTGGAGGGACAG GTAAAGACGCTGCAGCTGGAGCGAGACCAAAGCCAAATGTTGCTAGAGTGTGTCCAACAGCGGCATAAACAAGATATGGAACTCATGGAGAACACACACAA GACTCGAGTGAAGCTTCTCGAGGAATCAGCAGCCCAGAGGGAGACACAAGCGCGACAGGAGTGCGAAGATCTAATGGAACGCCTGGCCGCAGTGACACGATCGGCCGAGCAGGAACGCTCAGAGCTGCAGGCTCAGTACCAACGCAAACTGGCCCAGGCCCAGCAAGACAGAGACCGAGAGGTGGAGAGACTCAGAGAACTCCAGAG GAAATCTATCTTGGAGATGAAGAAAGACCACGAGGACCACATTGAGAGACTGAAGAAACTGAAGGAGGAGGAAATTTACGCAGTTACAAGCGCAACGTCTCAGACCAG ATCTCTTAAAGTAGTGATCGAGCAGATGGAGCAGTTCTCTTCTCGGCTGGGGGATCTTTCGTCTCGGGTGGAGagcacacatgaacacacgGCTCACGGCCTGGAGGAGGGGGCACGGCACAGAGATGAGCAGCTTCGAA GGATGCAGGACCGTCTGACCCAGCAGCAGAAAGCCATGGCTGAGGAAAGAGCGTACCTGAAGGAAATCATTTCCAGGATGGACACTCAGCTCAACGAGCAGCAGAGACAGCTCGAGAAG GAGCGCTGGAAGATGACAGCAGAGCAGGCCAAGGCAGAGTCTACCCAAAGAAGCCTGGAGGGAGAGCGAAACGCCTTCAGCATGCAGATCAGCATGGAAagagaggagctggagagagCTAAG AGTGCACTGCTGGAGGAGCAGAAGTCGGTGATGCAGCACtgtgcagaggagaggaggaagctgGCAGCTGAGTGGGCCCACTTCCACGCGATGGAGAAACAGAGGCATGAGAGGGCTGAACGGGAGGTCAGCAGCCTCTTAGAGAAGAGAGAAGGCTCCATAATCAGTCTGGCACAG gAACAAGCCGACTTAAAGCTCCACACTGCAGAGCTGAAACAGAAGGAgatggctgtggctcaggagagagagactctggacagactgagagaagacgtggacagagagaaagagagaataagCAGCACGGCTGTGAGACTCAAGACACGAGCCCAGGAGGTGGAGGCCTTCAGCAAG CTCGCTGCAGAGAAGTACGAGGAAGGAGAACGAGCGTTGCAGGAGGCGAAACGTGTGGAGGCTGAGCACGAGGCACGGCTCAGAAATATCCATGCTCAGACTGAGCGGCTGAGGCAGCAAGAACAGCGAATCCTTCAG GAGCGAATGCGGTTAAATCATCTgcaggaggacacagagaggctgAGACCAGTCGCTCCAATTTCCTCTTTACCAAAAACAATTCCACCTATTTTACCAG ATGCAGGTTCGGTGTTGCCAAACCCAGAGCTGACATCAACCCTGAATGTTACTCCAACTACTTTTAGTGCCAACTCTCAGTCCATGGCTCTTCAGGCCAGTCTGGCTCTGTGGAGGTACACTGCAGAAAAG GATCGTGAATACCTCGAAGAACAGCAGACCTTCTTGGAGAATTTGAAGAAGAAATCTTACAGATCCACTTTCAACACAGATTGA